The following coding sequences lie in one Flavobacterium sp. 20NA77.7 genomic window:
- a CDS encoding YceI family protein, which yields MRKIVSIVFILLNLSVASAQKLITRNGEIKFEASMPTFEEISGTNNTASCIFDKSTGDIAVLALIKGFKFKSPLMEEHFNENYMESDKFPKATFKGKVLSFDASKTSGTYDVEGDLTIHGVTKKIKSKVSFTNANKKMSCSFSVKPQDYGIEIPSLVKNKIAQNIKIVLDFDLQAK from the coding sequence ATGAGAAAAATAGTATCGATAGTATTTATACTACTAAATTTAAGTGTTGCTTCAGCTCAAAAACTTATCACTAGAAACGGAGAGATTAAATTTGAAGCTTCAATGCCAACTTTTGAAGAAATTTCAGGAACAAACAATACGGCATCTTGTATTTTTGATAAGTCTACAGGAGATATAGCTGTTTTAGCATTGATTAAAGGATTTAAATTTAAGTCCCCACTAATGGAAGAGCATTTTAATGAAAATTATATGGAAAGTGATAAGTTTCCTAAAGCTACTTTTAAAGGAAAAGTGTTAAGTTTTGATGCTTCTAAAACTTCTGGCACCTATGATGTAGAAGGTGATTTAACCATACATGGAGTAACAAAGAAAATTAAATCTAAAGTAAGTTTTACCAATGCTAATAAGAAAATGAGTTGTTCGTTTTCCGTAAAACCACAGGATTATGGTATTGAAATTCCTAGTTTAGTGAAAAATAAAATCGCACAGAATATTAAGATTGTACTAGATTTTGATTTACAAGCAAAATAA
- a CDS encoding T9SS type A sorting domain-containing protein, whose product MKKNIIFKIIALLLIHNINYAQTDGILTFSFNQPQPTSPAPNAGIKCVLGIWIEDNAGNFVKTKRRNIGTSTKDHLPTWAVKSGGTLSNALAAACNVTDATSGATLTSSSTPPAFGARSITWDGKNVVGTVNGTTVADGIYKIWIESSWVDSGSNNHNELISFSFTKGPTAVHLTPTGDTYINNVVLDWAPSLMTAETFNDAQPFAVFYPVPTTGLLSMDVKNEIDTIKIFDLSGKLVYFEEIKAIVNETKQIDLSNLESGNYVVSVSNAKGTSSYEIIKK is encoded by the coding sequence ATGAAAAAAAATATAATTTTTAAAATAATAGCATTATTGTTAATTCATAATATTAATTACGCACAAACAGATGGTATCTTAACTTTTTCATTTAACCAACCTCAACCTACAAGTCCTGCTCCAAATGCTGGTATAAAGTGTGTGTTAGGAATATGGATTGAAGATAATGCAGGTAATTTTGTTAAAACGAAACGAAGAAATATTGGTACAAGTACAAAAGATCACTTGCCAACATGGGCTGTTAAGTCGGGAGGTACATTGTCAAATGCACTAGCTGCCGCATGCAATGTTACCGATGCTACTTCAGGCGCTACATTAACATCTTCATCTACTCCACCAGCATTTGGAGCAAGATCAATTACTTGGGATGGTAAAAATGTAGTTGGTACTGTAAATGGAACTACTGTTGCGGACGGAATATATAAAATTTGGATAGAAAGTTCTTGGGTAGATTCTGGAAGTAATAATCATAATGAATTAATTAGTTTTTCTTTTACTAAAGGTCCAACAGCTGTTCATTTAACGCCTACTGGTGATACTTATATTAATAACGTTGTATTAGACTGGGCACCCTCTTTAATGACTGCTGAAACCTTTAATGATGCTCAACCCTTTGCTGTGTTTTATCCTGTTCCAACAACTGGCTTGTTAAGTATGGATGTTAAAAATGAAATTGATACCATTAAAATATTTGATTTGTCTGGTAAGTTGGTTTATTTTGAAGAAATTAAAGCAATAGTAAATGAAACAAAACAAATTGATTTATCTAATTTAGAGTCAGGAAATTATGTTGTTTCTGTTTCTAATGCAAAAGGAACTTCAAGTTATGAAATAATAAAAAAGTAA
- a CDS encoding cytochrome c3 family protein, protein MKKKVLLNIIVLATIFVSCESKTYDEISKVTNPKYEANIKPVMDSKCTSCHSPSGTQQPYLTSYAEVKDATQNGVLLCIIDNPSSCFYGNNIMPPSGRMPQTTIDMINLWAINGYLNQ, encoded by the coding sequence ATGAAAAAGAAAGTACTATTAAATATAATTGTTTTAGCAACAATTTTTGTTTCATGTGAGTCTAAGACTTATGATGAAATTTCTAAAGTAACAAATCCTAAATACGAAGCAAATATTAAGCCAGTAATGGATTCAAAATGTACAAGTTGTCATAGTCCTTCAGGTACTCAACAACCCTATCTTACTTCATATGCTGAAGTTAAAGATGCTACTCAAAATGGGGTTTTGTTGTGTATTATAGATAATCCTTCAAGTTGTTTTTATGGAAATAACATCATGCCTCCATCAGGCAGAATGCCTCAAACAACAATAGATATGATTAATTTATGGGCCATTAATGGATATTTAAATCAATAA